A portion of the Bacillus sp. es.034 genome contains these proteins:
- a CDS encoding MurR/RpiR family transcriptional regulator, translating into MDEQAQHCFPRIRSHYSHFSEKEKMIADFIIANPEKIIHSTISGVAEDLGIADATVFRFCKRLGFKGYQAMKISLASDLVAPIKDIHETIQEEDSEGVIAQKVFRSNMRSLEDSLRIMKEDTFRQAVQAMLDARRIEFYGTGGSGFIAMDAHHKFLRTGMTTNAYSDSHMQLISASQLTEEDVIVFISHSGANKDLLEVLEVAKKNHVTTIGITHFAKSPLSSRIDIPLFTVSQETEYRGEALASRISQLSIVDALYVNIMKKRKDLSKTSLQKIRDAISIKKV; encoded by the coding sequence ATGGATGAGCAGGCTCAACATTGTTTTCCACGAATCCGGTCCCATTACTCACACTTCAGTGAAAAAGAAAAGATGATTGCTGATTTTATTATTGCTAATCCTGAAAAAATTATCCATTCAACCATCAGTGGGGTGGCAGAAGATCTCGGAATTGCAGATGCCACCGTCTTCCGCTTCTGCAAGCGATTAGGCTTCAAAGGCTACCAGGCGATGAAGATTTCACTTGCTTCTGATCTTGTGGCACCGATAAAAGATATCCACGAGACCATCCAAGAAGAGGATTCTGAAGGGGTCATCGCCCAAAAGGTGTTCAGGTCCAATATGAGGAGCCTTGAAGACTCATTGCGCATCATGAAAGAAGACACGTTCCGGCAAGCCGTTCAAGCGATGCTAGATGCTAGGAGGATCGAATTCTATGGAACAGGCGGTTCAGGATTCATTGCCATGGATGCCCATCATAAGTTTCTCAGAACGGGGATGACCACTAACGCCTATAGTGACTCCCACATGCAGCTGATATCCGCTTCTCAACTGACGGAAGAAGATGTGATTGTGTTTATTTCCCATTCAGGGGCCAATAAGGATCTATTGGAAGTGCTGGAGGTGGCGAAGAAAAATCATGTCACCACAATCGGCATCACTCATTTCGCTAAATCTCCTTTGAGCAGCAGGATCGATATTCCATTATTCACCGTCTCACAGGAAACTGAATACCGCGGGGAAGCCCTTGCGTCAAGAATCAGTCAGCTGAGCATTGTGGATGCCCTCTATGTGAACATCATGAAGAAACGGAAAGATCTATCCAAAACCTCCCTGCAGAAAATTCGCGATGCCATCTCCATTAAAAAAGTATAA
- a CDS encoding thiolase family protein — protein MREVVIVEGIRSAVGRRKGSLMGMRPDDLAGEILKGLVEKSGVDPDCIDDVILGCVTQSGEQAGDIARVSALIAGFPIEVPGTTIDRQCGSSQQAVHFASQAILSGDMDVVIAGGIENMTRTPIGSNYQGAGFSEKLRGKHEIIHQGLSAERIAEKYGFTREELDRFSYHSHQKALRAQEEGRFDREIYGVKVQGEDGNPFFFTKDEGPRKETSIEILRKLKPAFKDDGVIHAGNASQISDGAAALLLMSKEKAEELGLKARFKVHTRVVVGSDPTLMLTGPIPATRKALQKAGLTVADIDIFEVNEAFAPVALAWLKEIDADASKLNPNGGAIALGHPLGASGARIMVSMMHELERTGGRYGLQTMCEGHGMANATIIERLDV, from the coding sequence ATGAGAGAAGTTGTCATTGTTGAAGGGATCCGTTCTGCGGTTGGAAGGAGAAAAGGATCGTTAATGGGGATGAGACCTGACGATTTGGCAGGTGAGATACTTAAAGGATTGGTAGAGAAGTCGGGGGTGGATCCGGATTGCATCGATGATGTCATTCTTGGGTGTGTTACTCAGTCTGGAGAACAGGCGGGGGATATTGCCAGGGTGTCTGCGCTTATAGCGGGTTTTCCGATTGAAGTGCCCGGCACAACCATTGACCGTCAGTGTGGTTCGAGTCAACAGGCCGTTCACTTTGCTTCACAAGCCATCCTTTCCGGGGATATGGATGTCGTTATTGCAGGTGGGATAGAGAACATGACAAGAACGCCGATTGGATCTAATTATCAAGGGGCAGGTTTCAGTGAAAAGTTAAGGGGAAAGCATGAAATCATTCATCAGGGGTTATCAGCAGAGCGAATTGCAGAAAAATATGGTTTTACCCGTGAAGAATTAGACCGGTTCTCTTATCATAGTCATCAAAAAGCTTTAAGAGCCCAGGAAGAAGGACGCTTCGATCGTGAAATTTATGGTGTGAAAGTACAAGGTGAAGACGGAAATCCGTTCTTCTTCACGAAAGATGAAGGACCAAGAAAAGAAACGTCAATCGAAATACTGAGGAAATTAAAACCGGCATTCAAAGATGACGGCGTCATTCATGCGGGGAATGCCAGTCAAATCAGTGATGGTGCTGCAGCCCTGCTTCTTATGTCGAAAGAAAAAGCCGAAGAATTGGGTTTGAAAGCACGTTTCAAGGTTCATACCCGTGTGGTGGTGGGGTCTGATCCGACCCTGATGTTAACGGGCCCCATCCCTGCAACCAGGAAAGCCCTGCAAAAAGCGGGGCTGACTGTCGCGGATATTGACATTTTTGAAGTGAATGAAGCGTTTGCTCCGGTGGCACTTGCATGGTTGAAGGAGATAGATGCGGATGCTTCCAAGTTAAACCCGAATGGAGGGGCAATCGCCCTCGGGCATCCGTTAGGGGCCAGTGGAGCAAGGATCATGGTGAGCATGATGCATGAGCTTGAACGCACGGGAGGAAGATACGGCCTGCAAACAATGTGTGAAGGACACGGCATGGCCAATGCCACAATCATTGAAAGACTTGATGTATAA
- a CDS encoding acyl-CoA dehydrogenase family protein, which produces MKHPYLTEEHSIFRQALRKFLQKEAYPYYEEWEHNRMVPRSFWEKMGKQGFLCPDIEEEYGGSGVDWAFSVIINEELERVGSGLIGIGLHNDIVVPYISEYGTIQQKKKWLPLCARGKMITAIAMTEPGAGSDLAAIKTTALPDGEHYIVNGQKTFITNGIHGDLVIVAVKTDPRSKPPHKGVSLLAIERDTPGFSRGRKLDKIGLHCQDTAELIFEDCKVPKENLIGEEGNGFRYLMNKLQQERLIVAIVAQTASEEMFSLTMEYVKSRQAFGRPVSQFQNTQFKMAEMATDIEMGRAFLDGLIAEHMHGMDVVTKVSMAKYRLTEMARQIAADCMQLHGGYGYMEEYPIARRYRDIPVASIYAGTNEIMKVIIAKNLGL; this is translated from the coding sequence ATGAAACATCCTTATTTAACTGAAGAACACAGTATATTTCGTCAGGCTCTGAGGAAATTTCTGCAAAAGGAAGCTTATCCTTATTATGAGGAGTGGGAGCATAACCGGATGGTTCCCAGATCATTTTGGGAAAAGATGGGGAAACAGGGGTTTCTTTGCCCGGATATTGAAGAGGAATATGGGGGAAGCGGGGTCGATTGGGCCTTTTCGGTCATCATTAATGAGGAATTGGAAAGAGTTGGATCCGGATTGATCGGAATAGGTCTTCATAATGATATCGTCGTTCCCTATATTTCAGAGTACGGGACAATACAACAGAAAAAGAAGTGGCTTCCTTTATGTGCGAGGGGAAAGATGATCACAGCCATTGCCATGACAGAGCCGGGTGCGGGTTCTGATTTAGCCGCCATCAAAACAACAGCCCTCCCAGATGGAGAGCATTATATCGTGAACGGGCAAAAGACCTTTATAACCAATGGTATACATGGTGATTTAGTGATTGTGGCTGTTAAAACGGATCCTCGCAGTAAACCGCCCCATAAAGGTGTCAGCCTGTTGGCGATTGAAAGGGATACTCCAGGGTTTTCCAGGGGACGCAAGCTGGATAAAATCGGATTACACTGTCAGGATACTGCCGAACTCATATTTGAAGATTGTAAGGTACCGAAAGAGAATCTGATTGGAGAGGAAGGCAACGGCTTTCGATATTTGATGAATAAGCTGCAGCAGGAACGGCTCATCGTGGCGATTGTAGCCCAAACAGCTTCAGAAGAAATGTTTTCCCTTACGATGGAATACGTGAAGAGCCGTCAAGCCTTTGGAAGACCTGTCAGCCAATTTCAGAATACCCAATTCAAGATGGCAGAAATGGCGACTGATATTGAAATGGGAAGAGCTTTTTTGGATGGGTTGATAGCCGAGCATATGCATGGAATGGACGTGGTGACAAAGGTATCCATGGCCAAGTATAGGCTGACAGAAATGGCTCGTCAAATTGCGGCAGATTGCATGCAGCTTCACGGTGGATATGGCTATATGGAAGAATATCCGATTGCAAGGCGATATCGGGATATACCGGTTGCAAGCATTTATGCCGGCACGAATGAAATCATGAAAGTGATCATTGCGAAGAATCTGGGGTTATAG
- a CDS encoding 3-hydroxyacyl-CoA dehydrogenase: MEMKDSVAVITGGASGLGEATARKIMEEGGKVYILDLNGKRSSILKEEFGDSMGFVETDVTKEYSVKEALDRVLEDFGGINTVVNCAGIAPPGKVVGKEGIHSLEQFSKVIEVNLIGTFNVIRMTVEKMMQNIPNEHGEKGVIVNTASVAAFDGQIGQAAYSASKGGVVGMTLPIARELARDGIRVMTIAPGLFHTPMFDTLPEEARHSLGNMVPFPKRLGYPSEYAQLVKSILENPMLNGETIRLDGAIRMQPK, translated from the coding sequence ATGGAGATGAAAGATTCTGTGGCCGTCATCACAGGGGGAGCATCCGGACTGGGGGAAGCCACGGCACGAAAAATCATGGAAGAAGGGGGAAAGGTGTATATCCTTGACCTCAATGGTAAGAGAAGCTCTATTTTAAAAGAAGAGTTTGGGGACTCCATGGGCTTTGTTGAAACAGATGTAACGAAGGAATATAGTGTCAAAGAAGCCCTTGATAGAGTGCTGGAGGATTTTGGGGGAATCAATACAGTTGTGAATTGTGCAGGAATCGCACCTCCTGGAAAAGTCGTGGGGAAAGAAGGCATCCATTCCCTTGAACAATTTTCCAAAGTTATTGAAGTGAATTTGATCGGTACGTTCAATGTCATTCGCATGACTGTAGAAAAGATGATGCAAAACATACCGAATGAGCATGGAGAAAAAGGTGTGATCGTGAATACCGCGTCTGTAGCCGCATTTGACGGCCAAATCGGTCAGGCTGCTTATAGCGCATCAAAAGGAGGAGTTGTAGGAATGACTCTGCCAATTGCAAGGGAACTTGCAAGGGACGGCATCAGGGTCATGACGATTGCTCCAGGATTATTTCACACCCCAATGTTTGATACCCTTCCAGAAGAGGCAAGACATTCCCTTGGAAACATGGTTCCTTTCCCTAAAAGACTTGGTTATCCATCTGAATATGCTCAGTTGGTGAAAAGCATACTCGAAAACCCGATGTTGAATGGAGAGACGATCCGACTGGACGGTGCCATCAGAATGCAGCCTAAATAA